The following is a genomic window from Acidisarcina sp..
CTTCCGTTCATACAGCGGCAAGCTGCCAGAGAGAGATAGGAGTTACGGATGGCAACCGAGATGACAAGTGCAGAGATCCTGACCAAGCCTCCCGTGGGGACTGAGGGGGATGTAATCATCGTCGAAGACCTCTGGAAGACCTATGACATGGGGTCCGAGCAAGTGCATGCCCTGCGTGGGGTCTCGCTCCGCATTAAGCACAACGAGTATGTCGCCATCATGGGGCCGTCCGGTTCAGGCAAATCGACGTTGATGAACCTCATCGGATGCCTGGATACCCCTACCAAGGGCAGTTATTGGCTGAATGGACACCTCGTCAGCGAACTGAATGACGATGAACTGGCACGCATCCGAAACCGCGAGATTGGTTTCGTCTTCCAGACGTTCAATCTGCTGGCACGCGCCACCGCCCTGCACAACGTGGAGTTGCCGTTAATTTATAACGGAACCCCCGCAGCCGAGCGCCTGGAGCGTGCGCGGGCCGCGCTGCGCGCCGTCAACCTGGAAGACCGCATGAACCACAAGCCGAACGAGCTCTCCGGCGGCCAGCGCCAGAGAGTCGCTATCGCCCGCGCGCTGATCAACAACCCCTCCATCATCCTCGCTGACGAACCCACCGGAAACCTCGACTCCAAAACAGGAGACGAGATCATGGCTCTCTTTGACGATCTGCATGCCAAGGGCAACACCATTGTGCTGGTCACCCACGAGCC
Proteins encoded in this region:
- a CDS encoding ABC transporter ATP-binding protein — its product is MATEMTSAEILTKPPVGTEGDVIIVEDLWKTYDMGSEQVHALRGVSLRIKHNEYVAIMGPSGSGKSTLMNLIGCLDTPTKGSYWLNGHLVSELNDDELARIRNREIGFVFQTFNLLARATALHNVELPLIYNGTPAAERLERARAALRAVNLEDRMNHKPNELSGGQRQRVAIARALINNPSIILADEPTGNLDSKTGDEIMALFDDLHAKGNTIVLVTHEPDIAEYAHRVVHIRDGEIASDVPSSRVRKPLS